One genomic region from Marmota flaviventris isolate mMarFla1 chromosome 6, mMarFla1.hap1, whole genome shotgun sequence encodes:
- the Il22ra2 gene encoding interleukin-22 receptor subunit alpha-2: protein MRRKHCFLGVLVSLLLTGGEGILPARDSLKPQKVQFQSRNFQNILQWQHGKALTGNNSTYFVQYKMYGQRQWQNKEDCWGTPELFCDLTNETSNLQEPYYARVRMASAGHYSDWSLSPRFFPWWEMKIDPPVVNITQINGSSWVVLHAPHLPYKEQKGKNISIENYYNLLYRVFIIKNSLKKEQQVYEGANGVAEIEALTPHSGYCVVAEIYLPMLDRRSQRSKERCVGTP, encoded by the exons ATGAGGCGAAAACATTGCTTTCTAGGTGTCCTGGTCAGTCTCCTCCTGACTGGTGGAGAAG gAATTCTGCCAGCCCGTGATTCTCTGAAGCCTCAGAAGGTACAGTTTCAGTCCCGAAATTTCCAGAACATTTTGCAATGGCAGCATGGGAAAGCACTTACTGGCAACAACAGTACCTATTTTGTGCAATACAAAAT gTATGGCCAGAGACAATGGCAAAATAAAGAGGACTGCTGGGGGACTCCAGAACTCTTTTGTGACCTTACCAATGAAACCTCGAATCTGCAGGAACCTTACTACGCAAGGGTGAGGATGGCCTCTGCTGGGCACTACTCCGACTGGAGCTTGTCACCGCGCTTCTTTCCTTGGTGGGAAA TGAAAATAGATCCTCCAGTTGTAAACATAACCCAAATAAATGGGTCTTCATGGGTGGTACTCCATGCTCCACATTTGccatataaagaacaaaaaggaaaaaatatatcaatagaaAATTACTACAACCTACTATACAgagtttttataattaaaaattcactgaaaAAG GAGCAACAAGTATATGAAGGGGCTAATGGTGTTGCTGAAATTGAAGCTCTCACGCCTCACTCTGGCTACTGTGTAGTGGCTGAAATATATCTGCCCATGTTAGACAGAAGAAGTCAAAGAAGTAAAGAGAGGTGTGTGGGAACCCCATGA